TGGCTAAGGTCATGTCCCAGCAGACAggcagcatgtgccaccttttcacTCCCAGGCTTGCCTCCTTTCTGCTCGGCTGAGGCTGCCTTCTTCCCACTGCAGTCAGAATCCAGAGACTTCCAAGGCACTAACCAGTGATTTCCCACCCACACACCCTTAGACTTCTACCTCCAAAACAAGCTTGTCTCCTTAGTTGAGGAGATTACTATTTGTCAAGTCGACTTACAAAGGAGACACTTAGATTTGTCACTCATCAGCAGAGCCACTGCCTTCCACTAGAATGTACCCCTGGACCACCTCATGCAGAAGCCATGCCCCATCTCCAGGGCTTACACCAGTTGAACCTTCAGATGGCTCCATTTAGCCCCATCCCCAGGGAGGTTGGCCTGGGGAAAGAGGTGActcctgccaggcatggtcaGTAGTCATTGCTATATTAAATGCCAACATCAGATGACTTCCCAGGGCAACCATCAAACTGACTACGGTCTACAGGGTAGGCTGAGCAGGGGAGCTCACTGCTGGCCCCTCCCAGTGGAGTGACTAGAGGAAAtaagcctcccccccccaaacttACAATTTAGTTTCCTTTCCTGAACTCTCTGGGGCTTCCAGTCCATGTGAGGCCTGGCCTACTTCGATGAAAGCTGTGCCGCTAACCATGAACCACCAGGGAAAGACCTCGAGTGAAGATGGAAGTGGGGGTCCAGCAGTGGCAAGTGCACAATGCAAGTCATCTGGCATTACAGGAACCTAAAGCACCACCTGCTCATCCTGGCATCTCAGAAGGCCCCAAGTCATGGGAGAGGCCACAGTTAAGCAATGGAAGACTGGTCAAGGGGCACACTGACCTTCCTGGAGCCGGTGACCAGTGAGTGGGATGCAAGAAGGGCAGAGCAACTGCTGAGGTCCAGAAGCCAGGCTGAGTCCAGGCCTGCAGAGGAGCAAGGGCGCGCCTCCTAACCCAGGCCCTGCAGTTCCGCTTCAGACTTGGCGTGACTGAGGGGCCGCAGAGTCCTGGGAGGCCTGCCCTCTGGCCCACAGTCCTGCTCCTCATAGGTGGGGTTCAGGCGGCCCATGCTGAGGGGGCAGAAGAGGCTGCGTTCAATCCCCGCGTGGCtctccaccagggcctccaggctggGGAACTCTGCTGGCAGGTGCTGAGGAGGGAGGAATCTTTGGTTACAGTTCCCTTCTACATGGCTCGGGCCAGACACCGGACACCCTACGCGCACAGGCACCTGCATCTTTGGCGGGAGGGGGTCAGTTCAGAAGGGTCAGTGTGTCATATCCACAGAGCCAGTCACCGTGTCCTCTCCTGTCCCAGCCTGGGCAGGACTAAGGCCAGAGGCTTGGAAGATCAGGCACGAATGTGAAAAGCCTCACTGTCCCCTCCCAGTCCCAGAAAACAGGAGGGCGAGACGCTCCTCGAGCACAGACTCAGAAGCTGTGTGGGCTTAAGTCCAACCCCACCAGCCACAGTCCCTGGAAAACATCCCTGCAGTGGGACCTTCAGGGACCTCCGCGAGCCCTGTGGTCGGCACGCAGCCGGCAAGAGTGGAAGCACAGGCAGCAGGGCTGATGAGGAAGGAGCAGGAGTGTGGAAGCAAGCGGGAGgatgggagaaggggagggatcAGAGAGAACCAGTGGATCAGGATGACGGCAGGCAGGCTCAGGAGCTCAGAGATTAGACAGAAGCAGGGTGGAATTGGACAAGGGGCAGAGCCTCTGGCAAAGAGGTGGGTCCTGAAGTCCCTCAGGTCAACCCAAGTCTCACCTCCAGAGAGTAACGGCCCAGGTGGTTTCGGAAGACCTGGTGGGGCACCACGCCACACTGTGTTCTCACAGACAGGTGCCACTGGCCACTGGTTCCCAGCTCAGGCCACAGCAGAAAAGCCCCATGCACATCTCTCCGCAGGAGAGCTAGGGCGCTGGGTCTGGGGGCAGAGGAAGAACAAGGCCAAGACTGAACTTGCTGACCTCAAAAGTGGGTTCTGTGATGGGACAGCTGCTGAGGGCTTCACCTGAGTCTCTTCAGTGGATCCTCTCCCCGACCCTTTACTTATTTCCACTTCacattcaggaaaactgaagccaGGCAAGGCAAGTCTTTGAGGGCACCGACACCTGGAGCGCTCTCCCTACACACCCAGGGCAACACCTGACAAGACCCTCGGCAGCCCTCACCCCATTTTTCTGTCTACTCCAAGGGACTGGGTAGAACCAGGCCAGGACTTCTCTACCTGGAGAGGCCAGCAAAGGCCCAGATGTTCTCCGTCAGGCTACCCTCACTCTCCACCAGGCACGAGGGGCCACCAGGACTGCGGGGCCACGCGTCCCATGCAGCAGGAACTATGGAGACCCACCAGGTCAGAGGAGAGCAGCAGAACCTCCCTGTGCAAAGCCTACACTCCCCCCAGAGGCCCTTCTCCCCAGCGCAACAGGCACACACAGTCCCCCAGCAGACACTCAAATCCAGGTGGCCCCCACTCACCACTCAAGAGTCTATACACAGCCACTTAGTAAGCTGTGCAAGCCCTCGGGTTGGATACATACCCATGCCAGTGTGACCGAGGCACAGTCACACGCACAGGCAGCCGTGGGGAAGTGGGGGGGGCAGGGCCAAGGGGATGACCCGGGGTGCGGCCACCACCCGACTGGAACATgcatgtgcccatcctctctgccaGGCCCACCGCTGGCATGCTGACCCCCTCCACTCACAGGCTTCTTTAGCAGACAGCTGTAGCTGCGTCTCATAGGTGCAGCCACGGTAGGCTCCTGAGCGGATCACTTTGCTGCGAATGGCCTTCTTGCGCACCAGTGTGGGTGAGCAGTAGGGGTTCCCCAGACGAGTGTGGCGGCCGCTGCCACGGCCCTCTGGCTCTGGCAGCTCTTTCTAGGGCACCAAGAGGAGCCCGGGGGCAGATTCAGACCCATCGGTGTTGGGTCAGGTGAACCCTCACAAGAAGCCCACCCCTCCAACATGACCCTCTTAAGTAAGTCCCCTGCCCACTTCCTGGCTGGGGCGCTTCATACCCCACTACTGCCCAGTGGCCCCTCTGCTGGCAGCCGCCGGAAGGACACCAGGGCATGGACGGTCTGTGAGAGCTGATCTCGGCTAAAGGGCTCTCGCACCAGGGCAGGGGGCCCCCCAGGGCTGCAGAGTGGCTTCGGGGACACGTCTCCTGCAGATCCCATGCATGGCTCAGGCAGTGCCCTCTCCTCCGGGTGCTGCAAGAGGTAAGCGAGCTGGAAGGAGCGGCACAGCAGCAGGTACAGGATCTGGACCTAGGGCAGGAGGGGTGCGCTCAGACAGCAGcagcccaccctctccagggagcACGCAGCCCCTTGGTTTCAGAtgcccctccctctgcttcctgggaagATTCCTACTTATCCCTCGAAACCTCACCACTGGGTAGCTTTCTCTACCAGCTTCCTCTAGTCACTTGATTAAGCACCAGCCTTGTGCCAGGTAGCATGCCAGGGGCAGAGAACACAGCCCTGGGCTCACTGCACTCCTACCCAGGTTCCACCGTGCCTGTCCACCTGGTGGACAAGGCCTCAGAGCACCTCCAGAGGAATGGCTAAGTACCCAGATCCTAGAGTCTGCCCTTGGGCTTCAATCTTATCCCTTTTACTTAGCAGTTGCTCTGTGAGCCTGGGCGAAGTGTGACCATTCGGTGTGCCTCGGTTTCCTCACCCCCACCTCGCCACGCTTCTTTGAGGTGTGAATGAGGGGAAGCACAAAGAGCTCCGAGCACAAGCCCAGCACTTCTCTGGGGCCCGGAGATGGTGCCTGTCACTCGTACAATCCAGACCCAGCATGTTGGAACTGTGCATTTCAGTCACCAGTCATCCCGGTATCCTCATCTGGAGATGACAGCAGACGCTTGTTGGAAGCCAGGCTCTGGTTGCCAAATGGCTGCCACAGATGTGTCATTCACAGTGGTCACACTGCCCTTGACTTCCCAACCTCTGCACCTGTGACTCACCTCCACCCACTGCACAGGGCATGCAGAGGTCAGCTCAAGATCTggacccagcctctgctctcacAGAACTCGAACGTCTGTCAAATGCCCAATACAGGAGTGTGTGGACCCTGCCACCGGCCCCTGAAGATGGGCACGAGGGTAGCCAAAGTGGGCTCGGTCTCGCAGGGAGAGTGGGGACTAGCTGGAAGGCTCAGCGAGGCTGGACACTGCACTCTGCGACATACAGAAAGGTCTGGCCGGCTCTGCTTCCAGCTCCTGGGGACGCCAAGTCTACTGACCGGTTCCACGGGAGCAGGCCCAAGAAGCCGCCACTGGGAGAAGGCATGGGCCCGCTGCTGCACCCGTCCGGCTGCCAGCACACCCCTACAGTCCTTGAGCCCTGCCCTGGTCTAGTACCTCTCCAGGCTGGCTGCCCACAAA
The genomic region above belongs to Jaculus jaculus isolate mJacJac1 chromosome 5, mJacJac1.mat.Y.cur, whole genome shotgun sequence and contains:
- the Sh2d5 gene encoding SH2 domain-containing protein 5 isoform X3; its protein translation is MLGAMQRAGAGARRASDCGPVPYRPRCITKFAQYVGSFPVDDLDTQESVCLVQQQLWALKDCPRRRAVILKFSLQGLKIYSGEGEVLLMAHALRRIFYATWCPAACQFALIARNPRSPASKLFCHLFVGSQPGEKELPEPEGRGSGRHTRLGNPYCSPTLVRKKAIRSKVIRSGAYRGCTYETQLQLSAKEAFPAAWDAWPRSPGGPSCLVESEGSLTENIWAFAGLSRPSALALLRRDVHGAFLLWPELGTSGQWHLSVRTQCGVVPHQVFRNHLGRYSLEHLPAEFPSLEALVESHAGIERSLFCPLSMGRLNPTYEEQDCGPEGRPPRTLRPLSHAKSEAELQGLG
- the Sh2d5 gene encoding SH2 domain-containing protein 5 isoform X2; amino-acid sequence: MLGAMQRAGAGARRASDCGPVPYRPRCITKFAQYVGSFPVDDLDTQESVCLVQQQLWALKDCPRRRAVILKFSLQGLKIYSGEGEVLLMAHALRRIFYATWCPAACQFALIARNPRSPASKLFCHLFVGSQPGEVQILYLLLCRSFQLAYLLQHPEERALPEPCMGSAGDVSPKPLCSPGGPPALKELPEPEGRGSGRHTRLGNPYCSPTLVRKKAIRSKVIRSGAYRGCTYETQLQLSAKEAFPAAWDAWPRSPGGPSCLVESEGSLTENIWAFAGLSRPSALALLRRDVHGAFLLWPELGTSGQWHLSVRTQCGVVPHQVFRNHLGRYSLEHLPAEFPSLEALVESHAGIERSLFCPLSMGRLNPTYEEQDCGPEGRPPRTLRPLSHAKSEAELQGLG
- the Sh2d5 gene encoding SH2 domain-containing protein 5 isoform X1 translates to MLGAMQRAGAGARRASDCGPVPYRPRCITKFAQYVGSFPVDDLDTQESVCLVQQQLWALKDCPRRRAVILKFSLQGLKIYSGEGEVLLMAHALRRIFYATWCPAACQFALIARNPRSPASKLFCHLFVGSQPGEVQILYLLLCRSFQLAYLLQHPEERALPEPCMGSAGDVSPKPLCSPGGPPALVREPFSRDQLSQTVHALVSFRRLPAEGPLGSSGKELPEPEGRGSGRHTRLGNPYCSPTLVRKKAIRSKVIRSGAYRGCTYETQLQLSAKEAFPAAWDAWPRSPGGPSCLVESEGSLTENIWAFAGLSRPSALALLRRDVHGAFLLWPELGTSGQWHLSVRTQCGVVPHQVFRNHLGRYSLEHLPAEFPSLEALVESHAGIERSLFCPLSMGRLNPTYEEQDCGPEGRPPRTLRPLSHAKSEAELQGLG